One stretch of Jiangella gansuensis DSM 44835 DNA includes these proteins:
- a CDS encoding YjbQ family protein has product MVRVDSEIIELRTGSDLVTDVTSDVHRFCRGRGDGLCHLFVPHATAGLALIETGSGTEPDLAGAVDRLLPRQDIYRHRHGSTGHGRDHVLPAFVAPSLVLPVLDGEPALGTWQSVVVVDSNVDNPDRRLRLSFVAG; this is encoded by the coding sequence ATGGTGCGTGTGGACAGTGAGATCATCGAGCTTCGTACCGGCTCCGACCTGGTCACAGATGTGACCTCCGACGTGCATCGGTTCTGCCGCGGCCGCGGCGACGGCCTGTGCCACCTGTTCGTGCCGCACGCAACCGCCGGGCTGGCTCTGATCGAGACCGGCTCCGGCACCGAGCCCGACCTCGCCGGCGCCGTCGACCGCCTGCTACCGCGTCAGGACATCTACCGGCACCGCCACGGCAGCACAGGCCACGGCCGCGATCACGTGCTGCCGGCGTTCGTGGCCCCGTCGCTGGTGTTACCCGTGCTCGATGGCGAGCCCGCGCTCGGCACCTGGCAGAGCGTGGTGGTGGTCGACTCCAACGTCGACAATCCGGACCGCCGGCTGCGTTTGTCGTTCGTCGCCGGCTGA
- a CDS encoding RNA polymerase sigma factor — MLAAARSGASWAFERLYAELAPAVAGYLRLQGAAEPEDLTSEVFLGVFAGLSGFDGTETQFRSWVFTIAHRRLIDERRRAVRRPATPTDDPVLLDRPGGDAEADAIDAIGLRRVLELCATLSPDQREVVVLRIVADLTVEQVAEVVGKSPGAVKALQRRGLGALRKKVR; from the coding sequence ATGCTCGCCGCGGCGCGCTCCGGTGCGTCGTGGGCGTTCGAGCGCCTCTACGCCGAGCTCGCCCCCGCCGTTGCCGGCTACCTGCGCCTTCAGGGCGCCGCGGAGCCGGAGGACCTCACCAGTGAGGTGTTCCTGGGTGTCTTCGCCGGGCTGAGCGGCTTCGACGGCACCGAGACGCAGTTCCGCTCCTGGGTGTTCACCATCGCCCACCGGCGGCTGATCGACGAACGTCGCCGCGCGGTCCGGCGTCCGGCGACACCCACGGACGACCCCGTCCTGCTGGACCGGCCGGGTGGCGACGCCGAGGCCGACGCCATCGACGCTATCGGCCTGCGGCGGGTGCTGGAGTTGTGCGCGACGCTCTCGCCCGACCAGCGTGAGGTGGTGGTGCTGCGCATCGTCGCCGATCTCACCGTCGAACAGGTGGCCGAGGTGGTCGGCAAGTCACCGGGCGCGGTCAAAGCGCTGCAGCGGCGCGGCTTGGGAGCGCTGCGAAAAAAAGTTCGGTAG
- a CDS encoding NAD-dependent epimerase/dehydratase family protein: protein MEVAVTGATGNLGTSVVTALTRDDGVHVTGIARRRPSWSPPGTSFVAADIRSPGLSTHLRGADALVHLAWAFQPTHDPVTTWDVNVRGGIATFEAAAAAGVRTLVYVSSVGAYSSGAGQRVSEDWPTHSLPTAAYGREKSYLERFLDGFELRHPEMRVVRLRPCFVFQRAAASSQGRIFAGPWVPRSLLRPGRLRVLAVPAGLRFQAVHADDVGAAVRLAVHGPANGAYNVATDDVIDAAALGEIFQARVVSVPGSVAKTAVGAGWRLHLVPADDQLVALLLSLPTLDSGRVRRELGWQPVHSGRAALTEMLTALADGAGGPTPPLHPGRFRTGRPLPAELSRRGAGRAGPSPASSWGRY, encoded by the coding sequence ATGGAGGTCGCCGTCACCGGAGCCACCGGAAACCTCGGCACCAGTGTCGTCACCGCGCTGACCCGCGACGACGGTGTGCACGTCACCGGGATCGCGCGGCGCCGGCCGTCATGGAGCCCGCCCGGTACGTCGTTCGTGGCGGCGGACATCCGGTCGCCTGGACTGAGCACTCACCTGCGTGGCGCCGATGCTCTGGTGCATCTGGCCTGGGCCTTTCAACCCACCCACGACCCGGTGACCACCTGGGATGTCAACGTCCGGGGCGGCATCGCGACCTTCGAGGCGGCGGCCGCGGCTGGCGTCCGCACGCTCGTCTACGTGTCGTCGGTCGGCGCCTACTCGTCCGGCGCGGGGCAGCGGGTGAGCGAGGACTGGCCCACGCACAGCCTGCCCACCGCGGCGTACGGGCGCGAGAAGTCGTATCTGGAACGCTTCCTCGATGGCTTCGAGCTACGCCATCCCGAGATGCGGGTGGTGCGGCTACGACCGTGCTTCGTGTTCCAGCGAGCCGCGGCCAGCTCGCAGGGCCGGATCTTCGCCGGCCCGTGGGTGCCGAGGAGCCTGCTGCGGCCGGGCCGGCTGCGCGTGCTGGCCGTGCCGGCCGGCCTGCGCTTCCAGGCAGTCCACGCCGACGACGTCGGCGCGGCGGTCCGGTTGGCGGTGCATGGCCCGGCCAACGGCGCATACAACGTGGCGACCGACGACGTGATCGACGCGGCAGCCCTCGGCGAGATCTTCCAGGCCAGGGTCGTCTCCGTCCCTGGCTCCGTCGCCAAGACGGCGGTGGGCGCGGGCTGGCGGCTGCACCTGGTCCCAGCCGACGACCAGCTGGTCGCCCTGCTGTTGAGCCTGCCGACGCTGGACAGCGGCCGGGTCCGCCGTGAGCTGGGCTGGCAGCCGGTCCACAGCGGCCGCGCCGCCCTGACCGAGATGCTGACGGCGCTGGCCGACGGTGCCGGCGGCCCCACCCCACCGTTGCATCCCGGCCGGTTCCGGACCGGTCGACCGCTACCGGCGGAGCTGAGCCGGCGGGGCGCCGGCCGGGCTGGACCGAGCCCCGCATCGTCATGGGGCCGCTATTAG
- the cutA gene encoding divalent-cation tolerance protein CutA has product MSAGHVVVTTTTDTEPAARELAAGVVAARLGACAQIVPITSVYRWEGEVRTDPEWRVEIKTAAGGVDALVEHLQAVHAYDVPEIVVVPVVGGSAEYLAWVADETT; this is encoded by the coding sequence GTGAGTGCAGGGCATGTCGTCGTCACCACCACCACGGACACCGAGCCGGCCGCGCGCGAGCTGGCCGCCGGTGTCGTCGCCGCGCGGCTCGGTGCGTGTGCGCAGATCGTCCCGATCACCAGCGTGTACCGGTGGGAGGGCGAGGTGCGCACCGACCCGGAGTGGCGGGTGGAGATCAAAACGGCGGCCGGCGGGGTCGACGCGCTGGTCGAACATCTGCAGGCGGTGCATGCCTACGACGTGCCCGAGATCGTGGTGGTCCCCGTCGTCGGCGGCAGCGCGGAGTATCTGGCCTGGGTGGCCGACGAGACGACGTGA
- a CDS encoding STAS domain-containing protein, whose protein sequence is MSNDVTVQSRDFGGCTILTVPGDVDAGKVHEIHGAAAAAESQHVVLDLGKARVVHPTAASALVDLHHRIQARGGGVCIVTREIGVRSQVQQVATGSPPHFYDEIGDALEASMSARQASLSDTWADAVS, encoded by the coding sequence GTGAGTAACGACGTCACCGTGCAGAGCCGCGACTTCGGCGGCTGCACGATCCTCACCGTTCCCGGCGATGTCGACGCCGGGAAGGTGCACGAAATCCACGGTGCGGCGGCCGCCGCCGAAAGTCAGCACGTGGTCCTCGACCTCGGCAAGGCCAGGGTGGTGCACCCGACGGCGGCATCGGCACTGGTCGACCTCCACCACCGCATCCAGGCCCGCGGCGGAGGCGTCTGCATCGTGACCCGGGAGATCGGCGTCCGTTCGCAGGTCCAGCAGGTGGCCACCGGATCCCCGCCACACTTCTACGACGAGATCGGCGATGCCCTCGAGGCGTCCATGTCGGCCCGGCAGGCCTCCCTGAGCGATACCTGGGCCGACGCGGTCAGCTGA
- a CDS encoding aldo/keto reductase: MQYRRIGDTQVSAIGLGGMPMSIEGRPDESRSIATIHAALDAGVTLIDTADAYHQFAGEVGYNESLIARALASYGGDTSGVLVATKGGLLRPGDGSWVRDGSPAYLREACDASLKRLGVDAIGLYQFHRPDTKVPYEESIGAIRDLLDEGKIRMAGISNADPEQIRLANSVLDGRLVSVQNQFSPRFRSSEPELELCDELGIAFLPWSPLGGISSAGELGSTHAAFGRIAAAHGVSPQQVCLAWMLAKSQHVVPIPGSSRPETIRDSMQAVDLVLDDAELAELG, from the coding sequence ATGCAGTACCGCCGAATCGGCGACACCCAGGTCAGCGCCATCGGGCTGGGCGGGATGCCGATGTCCATCGAAGGCCGGCCGGACGAGTCGCGCTCCATCGCCACCATCCATGCGGCCCTGGACGCCGGCGTCACGCTCATCGACACCGCGGACGCCTACCACCAGTTCGCCGGGGAGGTCGGGTACAACGAATCGCTGATCGCCCGCGCCCTGGCCAGCTACGGCGGCGACACGTCAGGTGTACTCGTCGCGACCAAGGGCGGCCTCCTGCGTCCGGGCGACGGCTCCTGGGTCCGCGACGGCTCCCCGGCGTACCTGCGCGAGGCGTGCGACGCATCGCTGAAGCGGCTCGGCGTCGACGCCATCGGGCTCTACCAGTTCCACCGGCCCGACACCAAGGTCCCGTACGAGGAGTCCATCGGCGCGATCCGCGACCTACTCGACGAGGGCAAGATCCGGATGGCCGGCATCTCGAACGCCGACCCCGAGCAGATCCGGCTGGCCAACTCGGTTCTGGACGGCCGGCTGGTGTCGGTTCAGAACCAGTTCTCCCCGCGCTTCCGCAGCAGCGAGCCGGAGCTGGAGCTCTGCGACGAGCTCGGCATCGCGTTCCTGCCGTGGAGCCCGCTGGGCGGCATCTCCAGCGCCGGCGAGCTGGGCTCGACCCACGCCGCATTCGGGCGCATCGCCGCCGCGCACGGCGTCAGCCCGCAGCAGGTCTGCCTGGCCTGGATGCTGGCCAAGAGCCAGCACGTCGTGCCGATCCCTGGTTCCAGCCGGCCGGAGACCATCCGCGACTCCATGCAGGCCGTGGATTTGGTACTCGACGACGCCGAGCTTGCCGAGCTCGGCTGA
- a CDS encoding LysR family transcriptional regulator — translation MELRHLEHFIAVAEEGHFTRAAHRLLISQSGLSASIRALERELGAALFHRSTRQVSLTEAGRALLAESRRAVASVEAAREAVAAVNGLLRGTLRVGTEQCLGAVDVPGLLARFRTSHAGVDVLLDQGGSARLLDDVRAARLDVAFVPVVGPAPDDVELVPLGSESMVVLCRPDHRLAGSGTIKLDELHGCGFVDFQQDWGARQLADRAFASAGIERHVMMEVNDVHTVLELVRHGLGVALVPEHVRHKRGAAGLDALGIADPVPAWAVSAALPAAERRSAAVDRLLAMLSAMAPNRDRDPSAG, via the coding sequence GTGGAACTGCGACATCTGGAACACTTCATCGCGGTCGCGGAGGAGGGCCACTTCACCCGGGCCGCCCACCGGCTGCTGATCAGCCAGTCCGGGCTCTCGGCGTCCATCCGGGCGCTGGAGCGCGAGCTCGGCGCCGCGCTGTTCCACCGCAGCACGCGGCAGGTCAGCCTCACCGAGGCCGGCCGAGCGTTGCTGGCCGAGTCTCGGCGCGCGGTGGCCAGTGTGGAGGCCGCCCGTGAGGCCGTGGCGGCGGTGAACGGGCTGCTGCGCGGGACGCTGCGGGTCGGCACCGAGCAGTGCCTCGGTGCTGTCGATGTCCCCGGGCTGCTGGCCCGGTTCCGCACCTCCCACGCCGGCGTCGACGTCCTGCTCGACCAGGGCGGTTCGGCGCGGCTGCTCGACGACGTCCGCGCCGCCCGGCTCGACGTCGCGTTCGTCCCCGTGGTCGGGCCGGCGCCGGACGACGTCGAGCTGGTCCCGCTGGGCAGCGAGTCCATGGTGGTGCTCTGCCGCCCGGATCACCGGCTCGCCGGCAGCGGCACGATCAAGCTGGACGAACTGCACGGTTGTGGGTTCGTCGACTTCCAGCAGGACTGGGGCGCCCGGCAGCTCGCCGACCGTGCCTTCGCGAGCGCCGGCATCGAGCGGCACGTGATGATGGAGGTCAACGACGTCCACACCGTGCTGGAGCTGGTCCGTCACGGGCTCGGCGTGGCGCTGGTTCCGGAGCACGTCCGGCACAAGCGCGGCGCGGCCGGTCTCGACGCGCTGGGCATCGCCGACCCCGTGCCCGCGTGGGCGGTGTCGGCCGCGCTGCCCGCAGCGGAGCGGCGCAGCGCGGCCGTCGACCGATTGCTCGCGATGCTCAGTGCGATGGCGCCGAATCGCGATCGCGACCCGAGCGCCGGGTGA
- a CDS encoding SigB/SigF/SigG family RNA polymerase sigma factor: MQTQVLSSTDARTHHQNLEKTDRNELTNDLLRRAAQAGGQERQRLIDEVVLLHLRLAESIARRYSNRGIDRDDLVQVANLGLVNAAQRFDPDLGKDFVSFAVPTITGEVKRYFRDHGWTVRPPRRVQELHAAVAAATAELTQTLGSAPTPADLAEHLGVEVDDVLEASASHECFTVASLDYRGGGGEDTPLADSLGESEAGFARAEAVVALAPACRDLRPRDRRILYLRFFRGWTQQEIAQELGVTQMQVSRLLARILGQLRAALGAPEPPPVTRRSGRDRDSAPSH, translated from the coding sequence ATGCAGACCCAGGTCTTGTCGTCCACTGACGCACGTACACATCACCAGAACCTTGAGAAGACCGACCGCAACGAGCTGACGAACGATCTGTTGCGCCGGGCCGCCCAGGCCGGCGGGCAGGAGCGGCAGCGGCTGATCGACGAGGTGGTCCTGCTGCATCTGCGGCTGGCCGAGTCGATCGCCCGCCGGTACAGCAACCGCGGGATCGACCGGGACGATCTGGTCCAGGTGGCCAACCTCGGCCTGGTCAACGCCGCGCAACGGTTCGACCCCGACCTCGGCAAGGACTTCGTGTCCTTCGCCGTGCCGACCATCACCGGTGAGGTCAAGCGGTACTTCCGCGACCACGGCTGGACGGTGCGCCCGCCGCGGCGAGTGCAGGAACTGCATGCCGCGGTCGCCGCCGCGACCGCCGAGCTGACCCAGACCCTGGGCAGCGCACCCACGCCGGCCGACCTGGCCGAGCACCTCGGTGTCGAGGTCGACGACGTGCTCGAGGCCAGCGCGTCGCACGAGTGCTTCACCGTGGCCTCCCTGGACTACCGCGGCGGGGGCGGCGAGGACACTCCGCTGGCGGATTCGCTGGGCGAGTCCGAGGCCGGGTTCGCCCGCGCCGAGGCCGTCGTCGCGCTGGCCCCGGCCTGCCGCGACCTGCGGCCCCGCGACCGGCGCATCCTCTACCTGCGCTTCTTCCGCGGCTGGACCCAGCAGGAGATCGCCCAGGAGCTGGGTGTCACCCAGATGCAGGTCTCCCGCCTCCTGGCCCGCATCCTCGGTCAGCTCCGCGCCGCTCTGGGCGCGCCCGAGCCCCCGCCGGTCACCCGGCGCTCGGGTCGCGATCGCGATTCGGCGCCATCGCACTGA
- a CDS encoding (2Fe-2S)-binding protein, whose translation MDPFAAACRAVPGVPVPELAPAVATARPHGDAQWVPAGELEHPAVLSSLLTAARGDAAAGNAVGAAVALAQGLTYTLAGPSLAGSAAAGLVLELDPAYTWLGFGARGFCERLAVRPLTIVPAAGGFEDRLARPVVAVLEPAFEQVHRLTRIGRRVLWAAVADSVHQIMLGTVVARAGAWRGEQLRTALDDAWERAAAVVDALAARAAAPLPRPRPFPVADQTFAATWLVRGGCCFVYQEGGDYCVTCPIIDDDVRRARLLRWLRGIAAPG comes from the coding sequence ATGGATCCGTTCGCCGCTGCCTGCCGCGCGGTGCCCGGAGTCCCGGTCCCGGAGCTGGCGCCGGCAGTCGCCACGGCCCGGCCGCATGGCGACGCTCAGTGGGTGCCCGCCGGCGAGCTCGAGCATCCGGCTGTGCTGTCGTCCTTGCTCACAGCGGCGCGCGGCGACGCGGCCGCTGGCAACGCCGTCGGCGCGGCCGTCGCGCTTGCTCAAGGGCTCACCTACACCCTCGCCGGCCCGTCACTGGCGGGATCCGCCGCTGCCGGCCTGGTGCTCGAGCTCGACCCGGCGTACACGTGGCTGGGTTTCGGGGCGCGAGGCTTCTGCGAACGGCTCGCGGTGCGGCCGCTGACGATCGTTCCGGCCGCCGGGGGCTTCGAGGACCGGCTGGCGCGACCGGTCGTGGCAGTACTGGAGCCGGCCTTCGAGCAGGTGCATCGGCTCACCCGGATCGGCCGGCGGGTGCTCTGGGCGGCGGTGGCCGACTCCGTGCACCAGATCATGCTCGGCACGGTCGTCGCCCGGGCCGGCGCGTGGCGGGGCGAGCAGCTGCGCACCGCGCTCGACGACGCCTGGGAGCGGGCGGCCGCCGTCGTCGACGCGCTGGCCGCAAGGGCGGCGGCGCCGTTACCGCGGCCCCGGCCGTTCCCGGTGGCCGACCAGACCTTCGCCGCAACCTGGCTGGTTCGGGGCGGATGCTGCTTCGTCTATCAGGAGGGCGGCGACTACTGCGTGACCTGCCCGATCATCGACGACGACGTCCGCCGGGCACGGCTGCTGCGCTGGCTTCGCGGGATCGCCGCGCCCGGCTGA
- a CDS encoding cold-shock protein yields MAQGTVKWFNAEKGFGFIAQDNGEPDVFVHYSAIQADGYRTLDENQRVEFEITQGPKGPQADAVRPV; encoded by the coding sequence ATGGCACAGGGAACCGTCAAGTGGTTCAACGCCGAGAAGGGCTTCGGCTTCATCGCACAGGACAACGGCGAGCCGGATGTCTTCGTGCACTACTCGGCGATTCAGGCAGACGGCTACCGCACGCTGGACGAGAACCAGCGCGTGGAGTTCGAGATCACGCAGGGCCCGAAGGGTCCGCAGGCGGACGCGGTTCGTCCGGTCTGA
- a CDS encoding uracil-DNA glycosylase yields MTARPLHELVEPGWARALEPVAARIAAMGDFLRAELAAGRTYLPSGPNVLRAFTQPFDDVRVLIVGQDPYPTPGHAVGLSFSVAPDVRPLPPSLVNIFQEYSADLGYPTPSTGDLSPWSEHGVLLLNRALTVAPRNPGAHRGKGWEEVTEQAIRALVARGTPFVAILWGRDARNLRPLLGNVPCIESAHPSPMSARNGFFGSRPFSRANELLQGLGARPVEWKLP; encoded by the coding sequence ATGACTGCCCGACCCTTGCACGAGCTCGTCGAACCGGGCTGGGCCCGGGCACTGGAACCGGTGGCCGCGCGTATCGCGGCGATGGGTGACTTCCTGCGCGCCGAACTCGCCGCCGGCCGTACCTACCTGCCCTCGGGGCCGAACGTGCTGCGCGCGTTCACCCAGCCATTCGACGACGTCCGGGTGCTCATCGTGGGCCAGGACCCGTACCCCACGCCCGGGCACGCGGTCGGGTTGAGCTTCTCGGTGGCGCCAGATGTGCGGCCGCTGCCGCCGAGCCTGGTCAACATCTTCCAGGAGTATTCCGCCGACCTCGGCTATCCGACTCCCAGCACTGGTGATCTTTCCCCATGGAGCGAGCACGGCGTGCTGTTACTGAATCGTGCCCTGACAGTTGCTCCGCGTAATCCCGGGGCGCATCGGGGAAAGGGGTGGGAAGAAGTGACTGAGCAGGCGATCAGGGCACTCGTGGCGCGCGGAACACCATTCGTCGCCATCTTGTGGGGACGCGATGCGAGAAATCTTCGGCCACTACTTGGTAACGTTCCGTGCATTGAATCGGCCCACCCCAGCCCCATGTCCGCACGCAACGGATTCTTCGGATCACGGCCGTTCAGTAGGGCAAATGAGCTTCTCCAGGGGCTCGGCGCGCGGCCTGTGGAGTGGAAGCTCCCCTGA
- a CDS encoding peptide chain release factor 3 produces the protein MGSVPPISTAPQAAPDVAAEAVRRRTFAVISHPDAGKSTLTEALALHARVIGEAGAVHGKSGRRAVISDWMEMEQARGISVTSAALQFEYAGHVVNLLDTPGHADFSEDTYRVLAAVDCAVMLLDAAKGLEPQTLKLFDVCRHRGVPVVTFVNKWDRPGMHALDLVDELEQRIGLRATPVNWPVGEAGVFHGLLNRADETLTTFERAPGGARIAAEQTLPADQAKQRHPEEWSTALDEVALLDTVDTSSFLGGQTTPLLFGAGVVNIGVRQLLDTLVELAPAPEARADVDGVARPVDAPFSGLVFKVQAGMDRAHRDRLAFVRVCSGRFERGAVVTHAATGRPFATKYARTMLGRERETIDVAYPGDIVGLVNANALTVGDTLYADGAPVTFPPMPSFAPEHFVTARTTDTGKAKQFRRGIEQLAEEGVVQILQSSRRGDGAPILAAVGPLQFEVATARLGQEFGVPVALDQLPYGLARRTDADSVAALDAEAGVEVAERRDGALLALFPDKWRLASVQRRHPDLLLEPLVAGTE, from the coding sequence ATCGGGAGCGTGCCCCCCATCTCCACCGCGCCGCAGGCTGCGCCCGACGTGGCCGCCGAGGCCGTCCGCCGCCGCACCTTCGCCGTCATCAGCCACCCCGACGCCGGTAAGTCCACGCTGACCGAGGCGCTGGCGCTGCACGCCCGGGTCATCGGCGAGGCCGGTGCCGTGCACGGCAAGTCGGGCCGGCGAGCGGTCATCTCCGACTGGATGGAGATGGAGCAGGCCCGCGGCATCTCCGTCACGTCGGCGGCGCTGCAGTTCGAGTACGCCGGGCATGTCGTCAACCTGCTCGACACCCCCGGACACGCCGACTTCTCCGAGGACACCTACCGGGTGCTGGCCGCGGTCGACTGCGCGGTCATGCTGCTCGACGCCGCCAAGGGCCTGGAGCCGCAGACGCTGAAGCTGTTCGACGTGTGCCGTCACCGCGGCGTGCCGGTGGTCACCTTCGTCAACAAGTGGGACCGCCCCGGCATGCACGCACTCGACCTGGTCGACGAGCTCGAGCAGCGCATCGGGCTGCGCGCCACCCCGGTCAACTGGCCCGTCGGCGAGGCCGGCGTCTTCCACGGTCTGCTCAACCGTGCGGACGAGACGCTGACGACGTTCGAGCGCGCCCCCGGCGGTGCCCGCATCGCCGCCGAACAGACACTGCCGGCGGATCAGGCGAAGCAGCGGCACCCCGAGGAGTGGAGCACCGCGCTGGACGAGGTCGCCCTGCTCGACACCGTCGACACCTCGTCGTTCCTCGGCGGCCAGACCACCCCGCTGTTGTTCGGAGCCGGCGTGGTGAACATCGGCGTGCGCCAGCTCCTCGACACCCTGGTGGAACTGGCGCCGGCCCCGGAGGCCCGCGCGGATGTCGACGGCGTGGCCCGGCCGGTCGACGCACCGTTCTCCGGGCTGGTGTTCAAGGTGCAGGCCGGCATGGACAGGGCCCACCGCGACCGGCTCGCGTTCGTACGCGTGTGCTCCGGCCGTTTCGAACGCGGCGCCGTGGTCACGCATGCCGCCACCGGACGACCGTTCGCCACCAAATACGCCCGCACCATGCTCGGCCGCGAGCGCGAGACCATCGACGTCGCGTACCCCGGCGACATCGTCGGCCTGGTCAACGCCAACGCTCTCACCGTCGGCGACACCCTCTACGCCGACGGTGCCCCGGTCACCTTCCCGCCGATGCCCTCGTTCGCGCCCGAACACTTCGTCACCGCCCGCACCACCGACACCGGCAAGGCCAAACAGTTCCGCCGCGGCATCGAACAGCTCGCCGAGGAAGGAGTGGTGCAGATCCTGCAGTCCTCCCGCCGCGGCGACGGCGCACCCATCCTCGCCGCGGTCGGCCCGCTGCAGTTCGAGGTCGCCACCGCCCGGCTGGGCCAGGAGTTCGGCGTCCCGGTGGCCCTGGACCAACTGCCCTACGGGCTGGCCCGCCGCACCGACGCCGACTCCGTCGCCGCCCTGGACGCCGAAGCCGGTGTCGAGGTGGCCGAACGCCGCGACGGTGCGCTCCTCGCCCTCTTCCCCGACAAGTGGCGCCTCGCCTCGGTCCAACGCCGGCACCCCGACCTCCTCCTCGAACCACTGGTCGCCGGCACCGAGTGA
- a CDS encoding cysteine hydrolase family protein, with product MNRALVVLDVQESFRQRDSWQLISDPDIAQKIGRLVDAARAAGDQVVWVLHTEPGTGTVFDPDLGHVRLLPGLEPRAGEPVLTKTSHNAFTTTNLQQLLTERGIGELAVCGIRTEQCCETTARLASDFGYAVTFVIDATATNPIEHRDAPAGRTNAEILADPRTLPVAEVMARTEYALAGRFATIRTVDELTGGTSESRAAVAG from the coding sequence ATGAACCGTGCACTCGTCGTCCTCGACGTCCAGGAGTCCTTCCGGCAACGCGACAGCTGGCAGCTGATCTCGGACCCGGACATCGCGCAGAAGATCGGGCGCCTGGTCGACGCGGCGCGCGCGGCCGGGGACCAGGTGGTGTGGGTGCTGCACACCGAGCCCGGCACCGGCACCGTCTTCGACCCCGACCTCGGTCACGTGCGGCTGCTGCCCGGGTTGGAGCCGAGAGCCGGTGAGCCGGTGCTGACCAAGACGTCGCACAACGCGTTCACGACGACGAACCTGCAGCAGCTGCTGACCGAACGGGGCATCGGTGAGCTGGCGGTCTGCGGCATCCGGACCGAACAGTGCTGCGAGACCACGGCCCGGCTGGCCAGCGACTTCGGGTATGCCGTCACGTTCGTCATCGATGCCACCGCCACCAACCCGATCGAGCACCGGGACGCGCCGGCAGGGCGCACCAACGCGGAGATCCTGGCCGACCCCCGGACGCTGCCGGTGGCCGAGGTCATGGCCCGGACGGAGTATGCGCTGGCGGGGCGGTTCGCGACCATCCGAACCGTCGACGAACTCACCGGTGGTACCAGCGAATCGCGTGCCGCCGTGGCAGGCTGA
- a CDS encoding YybH family protein, whose amino-acid sequence MDRAHVTSWVEGYERAWRSPGVTALAELFAADGSYLQGPYRQPVLGLAAIEEMWEAERDGPDEVFSMVTEVIAVDGDTAVVRADVAYGDPVTQEYRDLWIVRFDDDGCCREFEEWPFAPPSARQPS is encoded by the coding sequence ATGGACCGAGCGCATGTCACGTCCTGGGTCGAAGGCTACGAGCGGGCCTGGCGCAGCCCGGGCGTGACGGCGCTCGCCGAGCTGTTCGCCGCCGACGGCAGCTACCTGCAGGGCCCGTACCGCCAGCCGGTACTCGGGCTGGCGGCCATCGAGGAGATGTGGGAGGCCGAGCGCGACGGCCCGGACGAGGTCTTCAGCATGGTCACCGAGGTGATCGCGGTCGACGGCGACACCGCGGTCGTGCGCGCCGACGTCGCGTACGGCGACCCGGTCACCCAGGAGTACCGCGACCTGTGGATCGTCCGGTTCGACGACGACGGCTGCTGCCGCGAGTTCGAGGAGTGGCCATTCGCGCCGCCGTCGGCGCGGCAGCCCAGCTGA